Genomic window (Gelria sp. Kuro-4):
TCGCTGATCGCCGATTACTTTGTGATTGCCGGTGCCGGCAACCGTGTGCAGCTGGCGGCCATCGCCGACCGGGTGGAAGAGGTGCTGGCGGAGCATGGGGTACAGGTGCTGCACCGGGAAGGACACGCCAACGCCGCCTGGGTGCTGCTCGACTACGGCGGCGTGGTGGTGCACGTAATGCTGGACGAGGCCCGGGAGTTTTATGCGCTGGAACGCCTGTGGGGCGACGCCCCGGTTTTTCGCCCTGAGACCTTGACAACCGGGGCGAGTTCCAGTATAATGTCGACTGTGACAAGCGAACACGCGAGCCATGAAAAGGAGCAGTAAGCAAAGGTGCTGCCTTAAGAGAGCCGGGAGTAGGTGGGAACCGGCGGCGGCGGTTGCTGAACTCGCCTTGGAGCATGGATGCAAAGTGGGTAAAGATGTGGGGCTGTGGCGCAGTGGGAGCGCGCTTCCTTGGCATGGAAGAGGTCACGGGTTCAATCCCCGTCAGCTCCACCAATTTCATCTTTGCCAAACAGGGTGGTACCGCGGGATGGTACATAACCTCTCGTCCCTGGCATGTCCAGGCGCGGGAGGTTTTATTATAGCAAGTGACGCCGGAAAAGCTGGAAGGAGAGGAATCCCTTGGCCGACGAGGAACGGTACGATTTTAAAGCAATCGAGGGTAAGTGGCAGCGGATCTGGGAAGAAGAGCAGGCTTACCGCGTTTTGAACCGCACGGACAAGCCGAACTACTACGTGCTGGAGATGTTCCCCTACCCCTCCGGCGCGCTCCATATGGGACACATCCGTAATTACTCCATTGGCGATGTGGTGGCGCGTTTTAAAACCATGCAGGGCTACAACGTGCTGCACCCCATGGGCTGGGATGCCTTCGGCATGCCGGCGGAGAACGCGGCCATCCAGCATGGTACGCAGCCGGCGGAGTGGACGCGGCGTAACATCGCCAACATGAAGGCACAGCAGAAACGACTGGGCACCAGCTACGACTGGCAGCGCGAGGTGACCACCTGCAACCCGGACTACTACCGCTGGACCGAGTGGATGTTTCTCCTGATGTACAAACGCGGCCTGGCGTACAAGAAGAAGGCGCCGGTAAACTGGTGCCCCTCCTGCCAGACGGTGCTGGCCAACGAGCAGGTCATCGACGGTGAGTGCTGGCGCTGCGGTACCCCGGTAGCGAAGAAGGACCTGGAACAGTGGTTCTTTAAGATTACCGACTATGCCGAGCGCCTGCTCGAGGACCTGTCGCTCCTGGGCGGCTGGCCGGAGCGGGTGCGCGTGATGCAGGAGAACTGGATCGGCAAGAGCGTCGGTGCCGCCGTGACGTTTCCGCTGCCAGGGCACAAGGAGGGCATCACCGTCTTTACGACCCGGCAGGACACGCTCTACGGTGTGACTTTCATGGTGCTGGCGCCCGAGCACCCGCTGGTGATGGAACTGGTTAAAGGTACGGAGCGGGAGGAGGCCGTGCGCGCCTTTGTCGAGAAGTGCCGGCAGCAGAGTGAGATTGCGCGTACCGCCCAGGACACGGAGAAAGAGGGCCTGGATCTCGGGGTGTACTGCATTAACCCCCTAAACGGCGAGCAGGTCCCGGTTTGGGTCGCCAACTACGTTCTCCTGGAGTACGGGACGGGCGCCGTGATGGGTGTGCCGGCGCACGACCAGCGCGACTTCGAGTTCGCCAAGAAGTACGGCTTCCCCATCCGGGTGGTGATTCAGCCGGAAGGCGAGGAGCTGGATCCTGCCCGTATGACTGCGGCTTATGCCGAGCCGGGGGTGCTGGTGAATTCCGGCCCCTTTAACGGCCTGCCCAACCTCGAGGCCCAGCAGAAGATCGGTGCCTACCTGGAAGAGAAGGGTTGGGGCAGGCGTACGGTCACCTACCGGCTGCGCGACTGGCTGGTTTCCCGCCAGCGTTACTGGGGCGCGCCCATCCCCATCATCTATTGCCCTCAGTGCGGCACGGTCCCTGTGCCGGAGGAAGACCTGCCGGTGCTCCTTCCTGAGAACGTCAAGTTCGACCCGGGCGTGATCTCGCCGCTCGCGCACGTGCCCGAGTTCGTCAACACCACCTGCCCGAAGTGCGGCAGGCCGGCGCGGCGCGAGACCGATACCATGGACACCTTCATCTGCTCTTCCTGGTACTACTATCGCTACGCCGACCCGAAAAACGCGGCGGCACCTTTCGGCAAGGACGCGGTGGAGGCGTGGCTCCCGGTGGACCAGTACATCGGCGGCATTGAGCACGCGGTGCTGCACCTTCTGTACTCGCGCTTCTTCACCAAGGTACTCTACGATGCCGGCCTGGTGAGCAATGTGGAGCCGTTCACCAACCTGCTCACCCAGGGTATGGTGATTAAAGACGGCGCCAAGATGTCGAAATCCAAGGGGAATGTGGTGAGTCCGGATGATATCTTCGCCAAGTACGGGGCGGATACGGCCCGGCTCTTCATCCTCTTTGCAGCCCCGCCGGATAAAGACCTGGACTGGAGCGACCAGGGCGTGGAGGGTGCCTGGCGTTTCCTGGGCCGCGTCTGGCGCTTGGTTATGAGCAACAAGGAAGTGTTCAGGCAGAAGGGTGACGGCGGCGGCGGACTGGCGCGGGCGGACCGCGACCTCCGGCGTAAGGTGCACGCCACCTTGAAGAAGGTTACGGAGGACGTGGCTGAACGCTTCAACTTCAACACCGCCATCGCGGCCGTCATGGAGCTGGTCAACGAGATCCACCGCTACCTGGAGCGCGTGCCTGTGGCCGAGCAGAAGGCGGCTGTTGTCCGGGAAGCCTTGGAGATTCTCCTTTTGGTGCTGGCTCCCTTTGTCCCGCACATCACCGAGGAGCTCTGGCACCAGACGGGGCATACCGATAGCATTCACCGCCAGACCTGGCCGCAGTGGGATGAACAGGCGCTGGCCGCCGAAGAGATTACCGTGGTGGTGCAGGTGAACGGCCGCCTGCGCGACAGGATGGTGGTACCGGCCGACAGCGCGGAGGACGAAATCGAGCGGCTGGCCCTGGGCCTGGACAAGGTACGGGCGCAGCTCGACGGCAAGCGGGTGGTCAAGGTGATCAATGTCCCCGGAAAACTGGTTAACATTGTCGCCCGCTAGCGGCGGCGACGAGACCCGTCAATGACCCCCGGTACAAAAACCGGCGGGTCCTTTCTTTCGGCGCTGCAGCAGGATTCTTGGCGCAAGGCGCGAATTCAAGAACCTGTCGACTATTGGCTGAGCAAGCAGGGAGGGAGGCAGGTGGGCAACCTGACGCGCACGCAGCAGTACCTGCTCTTCGGCCTGGCCGGGGTGCTCCTTGTGGCGGCCTCGCTGCTTTACTGGCGGCACGTGGCTGCTCCGGAAGCCGTGGTGATTGAACCGCCGCCGGCTGCGGGCCCTGCGGCTCCGCCCCAGGCGGTGACCGCGCCCGGAGCCGAGGCGGGCGCAGGGGCGGAGCAGCGGGCGGAAGTGGTGGTACATGTGGCCGGGGCGGTGGCCCAAAGCGGGGTCTACCACCTTGCGGAGGGAAGCCGGGTGGTGGATGCCATAGCGGCGGCGGGCGGCGCCGGCGCCGAGGCGGATGTGGACGCCCTCAACCTGGCCCAACCCCTGGTGGATGGTCAGAAGGTGTGGGTGCCCAAACGCGGAGAGGTTCCGGCAGCGGGGGCGGCCGGCGCGGCGGCGGGGGCTGTACCCGGGGGCTCGGCGGGCGGAAGCGGCAAGGTTAACATCAACGCCGCCGGCCTGGCCGAACTTGAGACCCTGCCCGGGATCGGGCCGGCCCTGGCCCAGCGCATCCTGGACTACCGGGCGGCGCACGGACCTTTTCGCAGCCTGGAGGATCTGAAAAACGTTTCGGGGATCGGCGACAAGAGGTTTGCTGAACTGAAGGACTACATCACACTCTACTGAGAGGGGGTCGCCTGGGACCGGCCGGCCTGCTCCAGGCGCTGGTGCGGACCAGCAAGCGCATGCAGTGGGAAGAGATACGCCGGAGCGCCAAGGAGAAACTGGAAGGAATCTGCCGCCTCTGTCGGGTGTGCGACGGGCGGGCCTGCGCCGGCGAGGTGCCCGGCATGGGTGGCGTCGGCAGCGGGACGGCGGCGCTGAACAACTACGAGGCGCTGCGCCGCCTTCGGCTCAACCTGCGCACGCTCCACGGGGTGAGCGAGCCGGATCTCTCCACGCAGCTTTTCGGCCGCCGCCTCGCCCTGCCGGTGCTGGGGGCTGCTGTGGCCGGGGTGAAGGTGAATTTCGGCGGGCGGTTGAGTGAGGAGGAGTTTGTTACCGCGCAGGTGCAGGGAGCAGTAGCCGCGGGAACGCTGGCCTTCACCGGCGACGGGCCGGTGCCCGAGGTGT
Coding sequences:
- the leuS gene encoding leucine--tRNA ligase codes for the protein MADEERYDFKAIEGKWQRIWEEEQAYRVLNRTDKPNYYVLEMFPYPSGALHMGHIRNYSIGDVVARFKTMQGYNVLHPMGWDAFGMPAENAAIQHGTQPAEWTRRNIANMKAQQKRLGTSYDWQREVTTCNPDYYRWTEWMFLLMYKRGLAYKKKAPVNWCPSCQTVLANEQVIDGECWRCGTPVAKKDLEQWFFKITDYAERLLEDLSLLGGWPERVRVMQENWIGKSVGAAVTFPLPGHKEGITVFTTRQDTLYGVTFMVLAPEHPLVMELVKGTEREEAVRAFVEKCRQQSEIARTAQDTEKEGLDLGVYCINPLNGEQVPVWVANYVLLEYGTGAVMGVPAHDQRDFEFAKKYGFPIRVVIQPEGEELDPARMTAAYAEPGVLVNSGPFNGLPNLEAQQKIGAYLEEKGWGRRTVTYRLRDWLVSRQRYWGAPIPIIYCPQCGTVPVPEEDLPVLLPENVKFDPGVISPLAHVPEFVNTTCPKCGRPARRETDTMDTFICSSWYYYRYADPKNAAAPFGKDAVEAWLPVDQYIGGIEHAVLHLLYSRFFTKVLYDAGLVSNVEPFTNLLTQGMVIKDGAKMSKSKGNVVSPDDIFAKYGADTARLFILFAAPPDKDLDWSDQGVEGAWRFLGRVWRLVMSNKEVFRQKGDGGGGLARADRDLRRKVHATLKKVTEDVAERFNFNTAIAAVMELVNEIHRYLERVPVAEQKAAVVREALEILLLVLAPFVPHITEELWHQTGHTDSIHRQTWPQWDEQALAAEEITVVVQVNGRLRDRMVVPADSAEDEIERLALGLDKVRAQLDGKRVVKVINVPGKLVNIVAR
- a CDS encoding helix-hairpin-helix domain-containing protein, coding for MGNLTRTQQYLLFGLAGVLLVAASLLYWRHVAAPEAVVIEPPPAAGPAAPPQAVTAPGAEAGAGAEQRAEVVVHVAGAVAQSGVYHLAEGSRVVDAIAAAGGAGAEADVDALNLAQPLVDGQKVWVPKRGEVPAAGAAGAAAGAVPGGSAGGSGKVNINAAGLAELETLPGIGPALAQRILDYRAAHGPFRSLEDLKNVSGIGDKRFAELKDYITLY
- the rsfS gene encoding ribosome silencing factor, which encodes MEPQEVARLAALAAEEKKGRDVVILDISGISLIADYFVIAGAGNRVQLAAIADRVEEVLAEHGVQVLHREGHANAAWVLLDYGGVVVHVMLDEAREFYALERLWGDAPVFRPETLTTGASSSIMSTVTSEHASHEKEQ